In a single window of the Drosophila subpulchrella strain 33 F10 #4 breed RU33 chromosome X, RU_Dsub_v1.1 Primary Assembly, whole genome shotgun sequence genome:
- the LOC119555810 gene encoding UPF0472 protein C16orf72 homolog, with translation MQQQPESGGEESWLEEQCHREIHGQHDEFEREYVRQRDNNLSTVWGAFQDSATAVAQLYRERSSNTFSSDTGALWLPFQTAAGTVTTLYKESCDGLKRTSDAAIQCGYQRRTRELADWARSKKRRMIRREDLLAYLAGKPLPPSNSNPHANRRSPKPEHHHQSGSGGSGLGFHSSGLGLPSGPPTAAGGGHLLSAGAAGGRQEGGAGAPGGGIGDDLHTFKEALVLRPRGPELFAFVANEIARHCKRPGSPIDDKMDICHYSSKRQRFM, from the exons ATGCAACAACAACCGGAGTCGGGCGGAGAGGAGAGCTGGCTGGAGGAGCAATGTCACCGCGAAATCCACGGCCAGCACGACGAGTTCGAACGGGAGTATGTGCGTCAGCGGGACAACAATCTGAGCACCGTGTGGGGAGCATTCCAGGATTCGGCCACCGCCGTAGCCCAGCTTTACAGAG AGCGCTCATCGAACACATTTTCCTCAGACACAGGCGCTCTTTGGCTGCCCTTCCAGACCGCAGCTGGCACTGTAACAACACTCTACAAAG AATCATGTGATGGTCTCAAACGCACCAGCGACGCTGCCATTCAGTGTGGCTACCAAAGACGCACTCGCGAATTGGCCGATTGGGCGCGCAGCAAAAAACGCCGGATGATACGGCGCGAGGATCTGCTGGCCTATTTGGCCGGAAAGCCCCTACCGCCATCCAACTCAAATCCACATGCCAATCGTCG CTCACCAAAACCGGAGCACCATCACCAGAGCGGTAGCGGCGGCTCTGGCCTGGGATTTCACAGCTCCGGACTGGGTCTGCCCAGTGGTCCGCCCACAGCCGCCGGCGGCGGACACCTGCTGTCCGCCGGAGCAGCCGGTGGCCGTCAGGAGGGAGGGGCCGGTGCCCCTGGCGGTGGAATCGGCGATGACTTGCACACCTTTAAGGAGGCCTTGGTTTTGCGTCCACG TGGCCCGGAACTATTTGCATTTGTTGCCAACGAAATAGCGCGCCATTGCAAGCGTCCCGGCAGTCCCATCGACGACAAAATGGATATTTGCCACTACAGCAGTAAACGCCAGCGCTTCATGTAA
- the LOC119557056 gene encoding pickpocket protein 28 codes for MKKLTDSRRRPSGSSMWKKDSGSDDEENTICSCAAIKRSVVYYLKNSTLHGLKYIAEESITIPERVFFGIAFVLVVILSGFFISNVYVKWSASPIIISTSAKQKLTSNMPFPAITICNLNQALLSQVDSIPRSSTNFSLLMGLCDQGGDTTISYIGTWKYFKAILVEVAQPCEKMLLYCSFGSRAEECSLLFTSILTDDGLCCNFNALDPSYLIRNYSDDVRWEPAQPNSRYEPIDWTPEKGYARKLPEFYYPRTSGGTGIRMGLTVVLNASIAEYYCTKSMSVGFKVLVHNPAELPKVSNYGFVVTAGREARIPIEPVYEDALPTIRSIKKSVRRCLFSDENDLAYYRTYSRKNCELECEAKLLLRECSCVLYYLPRIDPLARVCGPNDNQCTDRVQTEIESSMTNLSCESCWPGCFELTYKATLSTASIVSDPRFQAGMNLPDYIFHGPYSNASEISILHFYYMSNIFRSTTKSEMFGFTEFLSNTGGLLGLFMGFSIFSVIEVFFYITVRPYCASRTLRQRHKRRLEQLRWLTPVRMPGRRILRRNRGLLSRNSNPPPPAYSDLQKSRGKPGKPEANKRSLWQTLHVRPVDRVDVEPPIYPYLN; via the exons ATGAAAAAGTTGACGGACAGCAGGCGGCGTCCCAGTGGCTCCTCGATGTGGAAAAAGGATTCCGGATCGGATGACGAGGAGAATACCATCTGTAGCTGTGCGGCGATAAAGAGAAGTGTGGTTTACTACCTGAAGAACAGCACTCTCCATGGCCTGAAGTACATCGCCGAGGAGAGCATCACCATTCCGGAACG GGTCTTCTTCGGCATCGCCTTTGTGCTGGTGGTTATCCTTTCCGGGTTTTTCATCTCCAACGTGTACGTGAAGTGGAGCGCTTCGCCCATAATTATTTCGACCAGTGCCAAACAGAAGTTGACCAGCAACATGCCCTTTCCGGCGATTACGATCTGTAATCTCAACCAGGCGCTGCTCAGTCAGGTGGATAGTATTCCCCGTAGCAGCACCAATTTCTCCCTGCTGATGGGTCTGTGCGACCAGGGCGGGGATACGACCATCTCCTACATCGGCACCTGGAAGTACTTCAAGGCGATCCTGGTGGAGGTGGCCCAGCCGTGCGAGAAGATGCTGCTGTACTGCAGCTTTGGTTCGCGGGCGGAGGAGTGCTCCCTGCTCTTCACCTCGATCCTGACGGACGATGGCCTGTGCTGCAACTTCAATGCCCTCGATCCATCGTATCTCATCCGGAATTACAGCGACGATGTGAGATGGGAGCCGGCTCAGCCCAATTCCCGCTATGAGCCCATCGACTGGACCCCGGAGAAGGGCTATGCCCGCAAGTTGCCCGAGTTCTACTATCCGCGCACCTCGGGGGGCACCGGAATACGGATGGGTCTGACCGTCGTGCTGAACGCCTCCATAGCGGAGTACTACTGCACCAAGTCCATGAGTGTGGGGTTCAAG GTTCTTGTCCACAATCCTGCCGAACTGCCCAAGGTGAGCAACTATGGCTTCGTGGTGACAGCTGGACGAGAGGCCCGGATCCCCATCGAACCGGTCTACGAAGATGCCCTGCCCACGATACGATCCATCAAGAAATCGGTGCGTCGCTGCCTCTTCTCCGACGAGAATGATTTGGCCTACTACCGGACATATTCGCGCAAGAACTGCGAGTTGGAGTGCGAGGCCAAGTTGCTGCTCCGGGAATGCAGCTGCGTCCTCTACTACCTGCCCCGGATCGATCCCTTGGCCAGGGTCTGTGGACCCAACGACAACCAGTGCACGGATCGGGTCCAAACGGAGATCGAGTCCTCGATGACGAACCTATCCTGCGAAAGCTGCTGGCCGGGCTGTTTTGAACTCACCTACAAGGCAACGCTCTCGACGGCCTCGATTGTCTCGGATCCCCGATTCCAGGCCGGCATGAACCTACCCGATTATATTTTCCACGGACCATATAGCAACGCCAGCGAGATTTCCATCCTGCATTTCTACTACATGTCCAATATATTCCGCAGCACCACCAAGTCGGAAATGTTTGGCTTTACCGAATTCCTGT CTAATACTGGCGGCCTTTTGGGGCTCTTCATGGGCTTCAGCATTTTCTCCGTGATCGAGGTTTTCTTCTACATCACTGTCCGTCCGTACTGCGCCTCCCGGACTCTCCGGCAGCGCCACAAGCGGCGTCTGGAGCAGCTGCGCTGGCTGACTCCAGTCCGGATGCCTGGCCGCAGAATTCTACGCCGGAATCGAGGCCTTCTCAGCCGGAATTCCAATCCCCCACCGCCCGCCTACAGTGATCTGCAGAAGAGCCGCGGGAAACCGGGAAAACCGGAGGCGAACAAGAGGAGTCTCTGGCAGACGTTGCACGTTCGCCCAGTGGACCGGGTGGATGTAGAACCACCCATCTATCCGTACCTGAATTGA
- the LOC119555811 gene encoding NECAP-like protein CG9132: MEYESVLIVKPEVFIYKIPPRASNRGYRAADWNLKEPTWTGRMRLVAKGTAVILKLEDKTSGALFANCPIDTYPGVAIEAVSDSSRYFVIRVQDDNGRSAFLGLGFGDRSDSFDLNVALQDHFKWVKNQEQIEKEKTEPKQELDLGFKEGETIKINMRITKKDGSEGPSRTGKNKGSSGVLPPPPGGLGKIAPPPAAAAVTTVRQSPGVSPAHRPAAGGSEWTDYASAGGNQGQQNSANANWVQF; encoded by the exons ATGGAATATGAAAGTGTGCTGATCGTGAAGCCGGAGGTGTTTATCTACAAAATACCGCCCCGTGCGAGCAATCGAGGCTATAG GGCGGCAGACTGGAACCTAAAGGAGCCCACCTGGACGGGCAGGATGCGACTGGTGGCCAAGGGCACCGCCGTCATCCTGAAGCTGGAGGACAAGACCAGTGGCGCCCTGTTCGCCAACTGCCCCATCGACACATATCCCGGCGTGGCCATCGAGGCGGTTTCCGACAGCTCCAGGTACTTTGTCATCCGGGTGCAGGACGATAATGGGCGATCGGCGTTCCTTGGCCTTGGATTCGGCGATCGATCGGACTCCTTCGATCTGAATGTGGCGCTGCAGGATCACTTCAAGTGGGTGAAGAACCAGGAGCAAATCGAAAAGGAGAAGACGGAGCCCAAGCAGGAGCTGGATCTCGGGTTCAAGGAGGGCGAGACCATCAAGATCAACATGAGGATAACG AAAAAGGACGGCTCCGAGGGACCCTCGCGCACTGGCAAGAACAAGGGCTCATCAGGCGTCCTGCCTCCGCCGCCTGGCGGTCTCGGCAAGATTGCACCACCACCGGCCGCCGCCGCAGTCACGACGGTACGGCAAAGTCCCGGCGTCTCGCCCGCCCACAGACCCGCCGCTGGAGGATCCGAATGGACCGACTATGCATCCGCCGG TGGCAACCAAGGACAACAGAACTCGGCCAATGCCAACTGGGTGCAGTTCTAG
- the LOC119555808 gene encoding rab-like protein 3 has translation MAMNNRVRIIVVGDSGVGKTCLTHLIAHNESLIRPGWTVGCNIQVRIHEFKEGTARQCPYFVELFDVGGSLSHKNTRSVFYSGIHGIILVHDLTNGKSQEQLLDWLYEIVNKEGKDTYKARGSSLPPSPTTPLSSFSSNTSGADGHIRFDMEEFMGATQTPILVMGTKLDLIDEKRHPKTSLKKAGGIADQCGAEEIWLNCRDIRSLAAGTTDAVKLSRFFDCVIEKRESLGGSGSNSQVFGMTGFASSPGTPPDRRRFGPTSGKLEPSAVPLLETNDLK, from the exons ATGGCGATGAACAATCGAGTGCGAATTATTGTCGTTGGAGATTCGG GTGTGGGCAAGACCTGCCTGACGCACCTGATCGCCCACAACGAGTCGCTGATCCGACCTGGCTGGACTGTGGGCTGCAACATTCAGGTGAGGATCCACGAGTTCAAGGAGGGAACTGCCCGCCAGTGCCCTTATTTCGTGGAGCTCTTCGATGTGGGAGGATCGCTGAGCCATAAGAACACCCGCAGCGTCTTCTACTCGGGCATCCATGGAATCATTCTGGTGCACGACCTTACCAACGGCAAGTCGCAGGAGCAGCTGCTCGATTGGCTGTACGAGATCGTCAACAAGGAGGGCAAGGATACGTACAAGGCGCGGGGCAGCTCCCTGCCCCCATCGCCAACCACCCCGCTGAGTAGCTTCTCCTCGAACACTTCCGGCGCCGACGGGCACATCCGATTCGACATGGAGGAGTTCATGGGCGCAACGCAAACGCCCATTCTGGTCATGGGCACCAAGCTGGACCTCATCGACGAGAAGCGGCATCCGAAGACGTCGTTGAAGAAGGCAGGCGGTATAG CCGACCAATGTGGTGCCGAGGAAATCTGGCTGAATTGCCGGGACATCCGTAGTCTGGCCGCGGGAACCACCGATGCCGTGAAGCTATCCCGCTTCTTTGACTGCGTGATCGAGAAACGCGAATCCCTgggcggcagcggcagcaacagcCAAGTATTTGGAATGACCGGGTTCGCTAGTTCACCGGGCACTCCGCCGGACAGGCGTCGTTTTGGCCCGACAAGCGGCAAACTGGAACCAAGCGCCGTTCCCCTTCTGGAGACCAACGACCTCAAGTGA
- the LOC119556645 gene encoding cleft lip and palate transmembrane protein 1-like protein, giving the protein MALPSISTLLGVAFLAYIGHSIYQMSQLFTTLQCSGVPCYTSFLADRPRLQLALFSSLSRNPIASEVRDLYKAKRFDYDQSFEHDFELDVPLKTRRNGSLYFHVVVALEGEPLEWRSLRRDGPTVVHTMSLTDYMVPRAEAFNLLGESDKGAGAAVQEKKSGKKSASSGRPSTHIRSNVYVTLLTDLFSVSQADVPPELAPLIRVNRVQQILPILQTDTFNTRLKDLVPVTRNTTEFTFSFHYKPVGVGKLRLMLLMEHATQALLTIGFATKDIDEVKGIFSDTNVYLLCGTIFVSSIHMLFDFLSFKNDVAFWRKKQSYEGLSSRTTMWRAFSQIVIFLYLLDENTSYLVLVPVGLGTLIELWKCKKILRLELSFSGLIRRKLEQVDQRNGKQPDGQLAQEQETDQFDRQGMRYLSYLLYPLCLGGAVYSLLYQPHRSWYSWTLNSLVNGVYAFGFLFMLPQLFVNYKLKSVAALPWRAFMYKAFNTFIDDFFAFIITMPTAHRVACLRDDIVFIIYLYQRWLYPVDKSRLDTGLAAGEALDTANAPSTATAASRKKRN; this is encoded by the exons ATGGCCCTGCCCTCGATCTCGACGCTGCTGGGCGTGGCCTTCCTGGCGTACATCGGCCACTCCATCTACCAGATGTCGCAGCTCTTCACCACGCTGCAGTGCAGCGGCGTGCCCTGCTACACGTCCTTCCTGGCGGACCGGCCACGCCTCCAGCTGGCGCTGTTCTCCTCGCTCAGCCGCAATCCCATCGCCTCCGAGGTGCGGGATCTGTACAAGGCCAAGAGGTTCGATTATGATCAGAGCTTCGAGCACGACTTTGAGCTGGATGTGCCGCTAAAGACGCGGCGCAATGGCTCCTTGTACTTCCATGTGGTGGTGGCCCTGGAGGGTGAGCCCCTGGAATGGCGCAGCCTGCGCCGAGATGGACCCACCGTGGTCCACACCATGAGTCTCACAGATTACATGGTACCAAGGGCGGAGGCCTTCAATCTGCTGGGGGAATCCGATAAGGGAGCCGGCGCTGCTGTCCAGGAGAAGAAGTCCGGAAAGAAGTCCGCCTCCTCCGGACGTCCCAGCACCCATATCCGGTCGAACGTATACGTGACCCTGCTCACCGATCTCTTTTCCGTCTCGCAAGCTGATGTGCCACCGGAATTGGCGCCTCTGATTCGCGTCAACCGCGTGCAACAGATCCTGCCCATTCTGCAGACTGATACGTTCAACACGCGACTGAAGGACCTGGTGCCCGTCACCCGGAATACCACCGAGTTCACCTTCAGCTTCCACTACAAGCCGGTGGGCGTGGGCAAGCTCCGGCTGATGCTGCTCATGGAGCACGCCACCCAGGCCCTGCTCACCATCGGATTCGCCACCAAGGACATCGACGAGGTGAAGGGCATCTTCTCGGACACCAATGTGTACCTGCTGTGCGGCACCATCTTCGTGTCCAGCATCCAC ATGCTCTTCGACTTTCTGAGCTTCAAGAACGACGTGGCCTTCTGGCGCAAGAAGCAGTCGTACGAGGGCCTCTCCAGCCGCACCACCATGTGGCGGGCGTTCTCGCAGATCGTGATCTTCCTGTATCTGCTGGACGAGAACACCTCGTATCTGGTCCTCGTGCCCGTCGGCCTGGGCACCCTCATCGAGCTGTGGAAGTGCAAGAAGATCTTGCGCCTGGAGCTAAGCTTTAGCGGCCTTATTCGCCGCAAGCTGGAGCAGGTGGACCAGCGGAACGGCAAGCAGCCGGACGGGCAGTTGGCGCAGGAGCAGGAGACCGATCAGTTCGATCGGCAGGGCATGCGGTACCTGAGCTACCTGCTGTATCCGCTCTGCCTGGGCGGAGCAGTGTATTCGCTGCTCTACCAGCCACACCGCTCCTGGTACTCCTGGACGCTCAACTCGCTGGTCAATGGGGTCTACGCCTTCGGGTTTCTGTTTATGTTGCCGCAACTGTTCGTCAACTACAAGCTGAAGTCTGTGGCCGCACTGCCGTGGCGCGCATTCATGTACAAGGCATTCAACACCTTCATCGACGACTTCTTCGCCTTCATCATCACCATGCCCACGGCCCATCGGGTGGCCTGTCTGCGCGACGACATTGTGTTCATCATCTATCTGTACCAGCGCTGGCTCTATCCGGTGGACAAGAGTCGCCTGGACACGGGTCTGGCCGCTGGCGAAGCCCTGGACACTGCCAACGCCCCATCGACCGCCACGGCGGCCAGTCGCAAGAAGCGCAATTGA
- the LOC119555807 gene encoding decapping nuclease DXO homolog, translating to MAAKSGVINVPWQRLGDRFDRQFPSISRPECIGVCSIDARRDYVDDDSGASYLVGPPWPPLPFDLNAGIADVIRKSADFAVKDLEFALIYIQHHKEQLLRPLKSVPGSLGLDIDFVTLRGILRQIMCMPYERYREFRIKATLLNGSVYMAKEETPEQRLENENMTEAEKDMCSWGFKFEQYVTSAQAQGKPVTNVPVNEAEEFMGMFRGKLAGMRLLYGAEMDCVDSQVPVDFKDPKVLDSLTFVELKTTAHNMNSNQKRSFDNYKSANWWSQSFLVGIKKIYAGLRDNRGMVQEIKEFDVRTLARNKPWNPSAMAWFLEQFLRKLKELLVAIDDPFAVVQVTFQNRRANYEVLHGAEHQILPDWYRDMLKAG from the exons ATGGCCGCAAAATCAGGGGTTATCAACGTGCCCTGGCAGCGGCTCGGGGACCGGTTCGACCGGCAGTTTCCGTCGATAAGTCGGCCGGAATGCATCGGCGTCTGCAGCATCGACGCTCGCCGGGATTATGTGGACGACGACAGCGGCGCCAGCTATTTGGTGGGGCCACCGTGGCCCCCATTGCCATTCGATCTGAACGCTGGAATAGCGGATGTGATCCGTAAATCCGCGGATTTCGCGGTCAAGGATCTGGAATTCGCGCTCATCTACATACAGCACCACAAGGAGCAGCTACTCCGCCCGCTGAAATCTGTTCCGGGAAGCTTGGGCCTGGACATTGACTTTGTAACGCTGCGCGGCATTCTGAGGCAGATCATGTGCATGCCATATGAGCGTTATCGCGAATTTCGCATCAAGGCCACACTCCTCAACGGCAGCGTCTACATGGCCAAGGAGGAGACGCCGGAGCAGCGGCTGGAGAACGAGAACATGACCGAGGCCGAGAAGGACATGTGCTCCTGGGGCTTCAAGTTCGAGCAGTATGTCACCAGCGCCCAGGCGCAGGGCAAGCCGGTGACCAATGTGCCGGTCAACGAGGCGGAGGAGTTCATGGGCATGTTCCGTGGAAAGCTGGCCGGAATGAGGCTGCTCTACGGCGCCGAGATGGACTGTGTGGACAGCCAGGTGCCGGT AGACTTCAAAGATCCCAAAGTGCTGGACTCACTGACTTTCGTGGAGCTAAAGACCACCGCACACAATATGAACTCCAACCAAAAGCGCAGCTTTGATAACTACAAGTCAGCCAACTGGTGGAGCCAGTCATTCCTTGTGGGCATAAAGAAGATCTATGCGGGATTGCGCGACAATAGGGGCATGGTGCAGGAGATCAAGGAGTTCGATGTCCGCACGCTGGCCCGCAACAAGCCGTGGAACCCATCGGCCATGGCCTGGTTCCTGGAGCAGTTCCTGCGCAAGCTTAAGGAGCTGCTGGTGGCCATTGACGATCCGTTTGCCGTGGTCCAGGTGACTTTCCAAAACAGACGGGCCAACTACGAAGTGCTGCACGGAGCGGAACACCAAATTCTCCCCGACTGGTATCGCGACATGCTCAAGGCGGGATGA
- the LOC119556550 gene encoding uncharacterized protein LOC119556550 — MKHLLEDPLVLAGLQPLPEKSGIVEDRQEAARNPAANSAPLDGLPDSGEDSQREDTLCKLACSLHKLSKDDHIVIDRKRNQVIRTDAVTQQMTIYRCPDPIGMGIRPPTAKNVHNPPAKVGRPLKRASPVVITTPAPKKHSPAEEKPAAPEPHRTRSGRQVRGSMPQPAAVISAPNVEPSSAQMFEMLVADLRDKDYRAPMPEPKTNGSIQEPVTPPTPRAVPKNAICPGCGKIFLGRRLQRHYVKFPEHMPRLGEQPPAVAAGAPPTSTPSLFGLLTAQLQRHSHLSEEQRSDLFLNELNDFVEQLQLRSQRLIRNTSGLHFVNARVARVLGIPEGQYALDMSAMESPQAPMPEPEGGALVAGGVGGGARNLVVYAELSMSLDDPLTDEAAQRLNLSAGGQLHPPSEESLLRNVSDLMQPPVAAAPPTVNHGYDHASDNAVEALTMKETPNAEAILDLNVDFFQFNPN, encoded by the exons ATGAAGCATCTATTGGAGGACCCGTTGGTCCTGGCCGGCCTGCAGCCGCTGCCGGAAAAGTCCGGTATTGTGGAGGATCGACAGGAGGCGGCCAGGAATCCTGCAGCAAACTCGGCGCCCCTTGACGGATTGCCCGATTCTGGGGAGGATTCGCAGCGTGAAGACACTCTCTGCAAGTTGGCCTGCAGCCTGCACAAGTTGTCCAAGGACGATCACATAGTCATTGATCG AAAGCGCAATCAGGTGATTCGCACGGATGCAGTGACCCAGCAGATGACCATTTACCGCTGCCCGGACCCTATTGGTATGGGAATTCGTCCGCCCACGGCAAAAAATGTCCACAATCCGCCGGCCAAAGTGGGAAGACCCCTGAAGAGGGCCAGCCCAGTGGTAATCACAACTCCCGCGCCCAAAAAACATTCGCCGGCGGAGGAGAAACCTGCCGCTCCTGAGCCACACCGCACTCGTTCCGGTCGCCAGGTGCGCGGTTCCATGCCACAGCCCGCAGCCGTGATTAGTGCTCCCAATGTGGAGCCCAGTTCTGCTCAGATGTTTGAGATGCTGGTTGCAGATTTGCGGGACAAGGACTACCGGGCACCCATGCCCGAGCCAAAGACTAACGGCAGCATCCAAGAACCTGTTACACCGCCCACACCACGAGCCGTGCCCAAGAATGCCATTTGTCCCGGATGCGGGAAGATATTTCTGGGTCGCCGGCTGCAGCGTCACTATGTCAAATTCCCGGAGCACATGCCGCGTCTTGGCGAGCAACCGCCAGCTGTTGCAGCAGGTGCGCCTCCTACCTCAACGCCTTCGCTTTTTGGCCTCCTAACCGCCCAATTGCAGCGGCATTCGCATCTCAGCGAGGAGCAGCGCTCCGATCTCTTCCTAAACGAACTGAACGACTTTGTGGAGCAGCTCCAGCTGCGTAGCCAGCGGCTAATACGGAATACCTCAGGTTTGCACTTCGTAAATGCTCGGGTTGCACGAGTTTTGGGCATACCCGAGGGTCAGTATGCACTGGATATGTCTGCCATGGAATCGCCGCAGGCTCCCATGCCAGAGCCAGAGGGTGGAGCTCTGGTTGCCGGTGGCGTCGGCGGTGGAGCCCGTAATCTGGTGGTCTACGCCGAGTTGAGCATGTCGCTGGACGATCCGCTCACGGACGAGGCTGCGCAGCGACTGAATCTGTCCGCGGGCGGGCAACTTCATCCGCCATCGGAGGAGAGCCTACTCAGGAATGTCAGCGATCTCATGCAGCCGCCGGTGGCAGCTGCTCCTCCAACTGTAAATCATGGATACGATCATGCGAGCGACAATGCCGTGGAGGCCCTAACCATGAAGGAAACGCCCAACGCGGAAGCAATTCTAGATCTCAACGTGGACTTCTTTCAGTTCAATCCTAATTAG
- the LOC119557477 gene encoding exosome complex component RRP45, with the protein MFMNANLFEPGKSKPERNFVQLAVKQNQRFDGRRSNECRDVELTFGADWGTVAVSLGDTKVLTHVTCDLGAPTTSRPNEGKLQLNVNLGGVAFLDEVQSTHDQRSLTLNSLLERTFRSSRCVDLESLCVAAEQHVWCIRVDINVLNHDGNLYDASTIATLAALMHFRRPDVTFADDELRIYTEKERDFIPLLFLHYPVSVTYCIFKSSAQPIVDPLLLEENAADSVIVLSFNSYQELCTLNAGGTAPTNVRTIMQCARNAATRAKSLVDFIRKALSLDEERRLQGGQLVQGLVALIGENQQKLSFRKLMGHQKQEPQDPQSEKMDVDAKAVAKPMVEEMAVEEEPSRQETDAPLDSSSWLPQDEDSQELPTPSEASASKVGKGKQNRSKSKANKKQQAKKQNHSDSEEEAKPVI; encoded by the exons ATGTTTATGAACGCCAATCTCTTCGAGCCGGGCAAGTCGAAGCCGGAGCGGAACTTCGTCCAGTTGGCGGTGAAGCAGAACCAGCGCTTCGACGGCCGGCGCTCCAACGAGTGCCGCGACGTGGAGCTGACCTTCGGCGCGGATTGGGGCACTGTGGCGGTGTCCCTGGGCGACACGAAGGTGCTGACCCACGTGACCTGCGACCTGGGCGCACCGACCACATCCCGGCCCAACGAGGGCAAGCTCCAGCTGAACGTGAACCTCGGCGGCGTGGCCTTCCTGGACGAGGTGCAGTCCACACATGACCAAAGGTCCCTCACTCTGAACTCCCTGCTCGAAAGGACCTTCCGCAGCTCCAGGTGCGTCGACCTGGAGTCCCTGTGCGTGGCAGCCGAGCAGCATGTTTGGTGCATCCGCGTGGACATCAATGTGCTCAATCACGACGGGAATCTGTATG ATGCCAGCACCATAGCCACTTTGGCTGCATTAATGCACTTCCGGCGACCGGATGTCACGTTTGCGGACGATGAACTGCGCATCTATACGGAAAAGGAGCGGGATTTCATCCCTCTGCTATTCCTCCACTATCCCGTGAGTGTCACCTATTGCATTTTCAAGAGCAGTGCCCAGCCAATTGTGGATCCACTGCTGCTGGAGGAGAACGCCGCCGATTCGGTGATTGTCCTGAGCTTTAACTCGTACCAGGAACTGTGCACTCTGAATGCCGGAGGCACTGCTCCCACCAATGTCCGAACAATCATGCAATGTGCCCGCAATGCAGCGACTCGCGCCAAATCCCTGGTGGATTTCATACGCAAAGCTTTGTCGCTGGACGAAGAGCGTCGGCTGCAGGGCGGTCAATTGGTTCAGGGACTGGTGGCTCTCATTGGTGAAAATCAGCAAAAGCTGAGTTTCAGGAAACTGATGGGTCACCAAAAGCAGGAACCACAGGATCCTCAAAGTGAAAAAATGGATGTGGATGCCAAGGCCGTTGCAAAGCCAATGGTTGAGGAGATGGCGGTCGAGGAAGAGCCCTCCAGGCAGGAGACAG ACGCCCCCCTGGACTCCAGCAGTTGGCTGCCCCAGGACGAGGACTCCCAGGAACTGCCCACACCCTCGGAGGCATCCGCATCGAAGGTCGGCAAGGGCAAACAAAATCGCAGCAAAAGCAAGGCCAATAAAAAGCAACAAGCCAAGAAACAAA ATCACAGCGACTCCGAGGAGGAAGCCAAGCCAGTCATCTAG
- the LOC119557478 gene encoding histone deacetylase complex subunit SAP30 homolog, which translates to MNNGFSTGEEDSRGHTDQTCCLIDDMERCRNQAGYASYSKRIQKTVAQKRLKLSSDPAAQHIYICDHHKERIQSVRTKRRRKDSEDDSNETDTDLHEFPDLYQLGVSTLRRYKRHFKVQTRQGMKRAQLADTIMKHFKTIPIKEKEIITFFVYMVKMGSNKLDQKNGLGNDTT; encoded by the exons ATGAACAACGGATTCAGCACGGGCGAGGAGGACAGCCGGGGGCACACGGACCAAACCTGCTGCCTGATCGACGACATGGAGCGGTGTCGCAACCAAGCCGGCTACGCCAGCTACTCCAAGCGCATCCAGAAGACGGTGGCCCAGAAGCGCCTCAAGCTCAGCAGCGACCCAGCCGCGCAGCACATCTACATCTGCGACCACCACAAGGAGCGCATCCAGTCGGTGCGCACCAAGCGGCGTCGCAAGGACAGCGAGGACGACAGCAATGAGACGGACACGGACCTGCACGAGTTCCCCGATCTCTACCAGCTGGGCGTCAGCACGCTGCGACGCTACAAGCGGCACTTCAAGGTCCAGACGAGGCAGGGCATGAAGCGGGCGCAGCTGGCGGAT ACCATTATGAAGCACTTCAAGACAATACCCATCAAGGAGAAGGAGATCATCACGTTCTTCGTGTACATGGTGAAGATGGGCTCGAATAAGCTGGATCAGAAGAATGGCCTTGGCAACGACACCACCTGA